GCCTGTTATTTCAGCATTATGCAATGGCTGGATTGAACACATGTTTAGTGATACATGGCCAAGACACCACTGCTGACTACCTCCTCAACTGTAAGATTGGAACTGATTATGTCGAATGTGGAACAAATCTTTCGGCTGTTAGGTTGGAAACAACCAAAGTatgtcctcttctttttttgtgtTGCTTTAAATTTGTCGGCTTCTGTACTTTAGTCTCATTGTCATCGACTGAGTATTGTTTGCTAATTGCAGATGCTTCTTGAACCTCTCAAACTTCTGAAGCAAGCAGATGCACAGCTTAATATGACACAAGGCATACTTGGAGGGGTAGGTACGTAATATGTTATCTACCGttattgtttatttgtttaCATGGACATATAATTCTCTTGCCAAACTTTTATGGTCGGGTTGTGCTCTTATTTATCTGTCTTATAATAGATTGTTGGAGAAGAGCTTGGCATTATGCCTGCGATGGATTcgattcttttattatttgcgCTTGAGAAGCTTGTAGGACTTTTGAGTAGTACAGCTTCAAAGAGTCAAGGCGATAAATTTGATGTGATAGTTTATGATGGTATCAGCAGCGAGGAAACACTGCGGTTCATAGGTGCAAGCAGTAAAGCAAGGTTTGGAATTGCTAATTAATCTTATCTACGCACATGCTCACTCACGTCATTTTCATTTGTATGATATTTTGAGGTTTTGTAGATTGTACTTGAAATATCTCCGAGTATTGGCCGAGAAGACTGAGCTTGGGAGATTGGCTGCTCCTTCAATCCTGAGACTTGTGGATGAAGCTGTAAGAATAAGTAGCAGCAGATCTTACTTTAATGGTAGAACGAGCTCAGAAATATGGGACACTTTAGATCAAATGCTGGAGGTAAGAGTGTACATTGTTGAATATAATTTTACCTTGGAGCAAGACCATAAGATTGAAGATTCTATGTTGATTTTATGTTACCCAGAGAGGATCTTCTGCCTTCTCAAACCGGCAGAGATTCGGTTGTTTCCTTGTAATGGATCCGAATAATCCAACCTCTGTTAATTCGGCAAGGCGATATTGGGGTTGTACAATCCAGGCTGGTGCTCAAGTATCTGCAGCTCTCGGCTTCACCTCTCAGCCGCAACATCTAGAACCCTTGCAAAGAGCAAAGAAAGGTTTCTCACCCCTGCCTTCTGCTTTCATTTCAAGTTTATCCATGAATAGCCCAATCAATTGGAGCAGAGTACTACTAGACACAAGCAACAAAGATGCTAGGCATCTTCTTACTTCCGAAGCAAGTCAATACGGTTATGCTATCTCACCGgttgaatttgatttgaaacGAAAATCAGTTACTCTCTTCATGCCTGGTTTCGACAAATCAGAGATCAAGCTATACCAAGTATGTTAATTCTTTTGCTCTCATGTCATATATTCTTTTTCAGCCATGATATTGAATGCATTATTTTCAAACGAATTTACGAGAAACGAGGTTAATGTCATGATGCTCTTTGacattaaattaatcaaatatgATTTGGTGTCAATCTGAATGGGAGCCTAGGGAAAAGGTAATGGGTTAAAACCATGAAATCAACCACTTGTTAGGCTCCTTACATTATACCCCTTTGGATGTGGCCTTTTCCTGAATCCTGAGCATTATGCCTTCcgtttctgttttttattttaaattttcaaacagGTGGATGATGAAATCATAAAAGTCTCTGGTTGATAAATGATCAAGATTGAAAACTAATAAATGATGGACTTACTTCTTGTTGGAAAACTCTGTTCATCTTTGCAAAACATCAAATAGCTTTTATCAATAaagaaagaattaaaaagatGGTTTAAATTGAAACTTTTTTTTCCCTGCACTTGTCGTGCAGTCTTATATTCTGATTCTTATCTATCACAAATACTGCGCTTCACTGAAAGTGAAAAATTAAATGGTGCTTAAtggattctttaatcaataAATGTAGTATAGGGGAGGATCTGAGCTGTTGGTAGAAGCAGGAGATCAAAGGCGTGTTATTCCGTTGCCCCCAGAAATTCAAGGAAAGGTTGGCGGAGCCAAATTCGCAGAGAGAAGTCTTGTTATTACAATGCTATGAGTTCGGATCCTCTAAAGAGAAAGAGATGTGTAAAGTGAATagcttttattataattgaagtTACCTTATTAACCCAAAGAGTGATTACATTATCATTTTATCACTATATATCTCCTCAGTTCATTTCAGAGTATCCAGATTCCATTGCTTTAGTCTTTTTCTTGTTATTGTTCTCTTCACCTTCTATGTATTATGCATGGGCCATGAGCTATGTAGAACGGTTTAATGAATAATCTTGCCAAGGACTGGGCATAGCACATTGCCGTCATTTATGCATCATTTCATCCGTTATATTGGTTTATGCAAGTGGGAACAAATGTATCACCTTTTCTCTCTCCTTTCGAATTTACATGGAACTAAAGTGACACGTATATGATAAATTAATGAtagtatatagtatattttaaaaagtattataatatttaaaaattaattaaagtatatacaaactaatattaaatttgatgtattttttatttaaaatattttataatacaaaagttttttatattgaaattgtatagagctatattttcatttatttttatttttgtatttgttttaaCTGACGGATTGTCTTCTTATATGATAtttgtcctttttttttaattttcggtTGTTGTTGGGTTGtttctttttatcatatgttCTTGTggaaacatatttttattaaactgttgcttgtatatatattttttatttattatcttattttttgttCCGCCTTTTTATACATGTTCTTTGTTTGAAGATGTGTCTTAAATTcatgtacttttttttttctttaatttcttgattTGTATGTCATATAGGTCTGATGATATTAGTGATAGTGAAGTTGGTTTCTTATAATCAATGAAAAATTTGAGCAATATAAATGATGTtttaaataaatgaaatttttgttgtattacctattttatttgttataataGAAGTTGAATTTCGGTATTTTTTGTTGGAACAAATGTCTTGATAATAGTGTATTGTTGGGAACATAGTTTAAATCATTTACTTTGACTTTAAGTATAAGTGTGAAGTTGTATAAATTTTTCAATTAGGATGGTATTTGAGTGCCATTGCTATCTTGGAGTGTAATTAAATTTTAGGTAGTTGTGTCCAATcattttttgtttctctttcaaataacaTAAAAGTTGTTATAGCACTTTGATCTAAaacctttaatttaattttgaatctataataattattgaattagtaatttataaattgatagaattttttatgataGGTATAATTTGAtagaatttgatgaaattttttataatttgaatctgtaatatttttttatgttgtagtacaaaaattttattttttatatttttgtgagTTTTTCTTTGACATctatttattcttcttctcttagtGCAAACAGTTTTTTAATATctataataataagaataaacgtttttaaaatatttattgtttgtgtatatataatatattaaataagctatttttaataaaaataatttaaattacataaaataaaaatacatcttaataatattttatgttgtagcacaaacatttttttgtattttttatggaTTTATCTTTCACATctacttatttttcttctcttaataCATATAGTTTTTAAGTAACATCTATAATAgtaagattaaaatttttaaaatatgtattcTGTGTCTATATAatgaataaattagttttaataaaattaatttaaataatataaagtaaacatatttgttaatatttttttaactcattCTTTCATTTAATGTCTCAAGtgatacaaatttaaaatagtatTAGAAAATGATCAAAATTGATTCTTTAACTTAAATagcatatttaaataaatatgattataaagatcttaaaatataattatatgta
The Arachis duranensis cultivar V14167 chromosome 5, aradu.V14167.gnm2.J7QH, whole genome shotgun sequence genome window above contains:
- the LOC107491280 gene encoding uncharacterized protein At1g26090, chloroplastic isoform X1, which codes for MGVASSPSFPVLVGQRLPTSPSASPLLRPRVVVAAVSSDSSPASTSQATKLLTFLGKGGSGKTTAAIFAAQHYAMAGLNTCLVIHGQDTTADYLLNCKIGTDYVECGTNLSAVRLETTKMLLEPLKLLKQADAQLNMTQGILGGIVGEELGIMPAMDSILLLFALEKLVGLLSSTASKSQGDKFDVIVYDGISSEETLRFIGASSKARLYLKYLRVLAEKTELGRLAAPSILRLVDEAVRISSSRSYFNGRTSSEIWDTLDQMLERGSSAFSNRQRFGCFLVMDPNNPTSVNSARRYWGCTIQAGAQVSAALGFTSQPQHLEPLQRAKKGFSPLPSAFISSLSMNSPINWSRVLLDTSNKDARHLLTSEASQYGYAISPVEFDLKRKSVTLFMPGFDKSEIKLYQYRGGSELLVEAGDQRRVIPLPPEIQGKVGGAKFAERSLVITML
- the LOC107491280 gene encoding uncharacterized protein At1g26090, chloroplastic isoform X2, which produces MGVASSPSFPVLVGQRLPTSPSASPLLRPRVVVAAVSSDSSPASTSQATKLLTFLGKGGSGKTTAAIFAAQHYAMAGLNTCLVIHGQDTTADYLLNCKIGTDYVECGTNLSAVRLETTKMLLEPLKLLKQADAQLNMTQGILGGIVGEELGIMPAMDSILLLFALEKLVGLLSSTASKSQGDKFDVIVYDGISSEETLRFIGASSKARLYLKYLRVLAEKTELGRLAAPSILRLVDEAVRISSSRSYFNGRTSSEIWDTLDQMLERGSSAFSNRQRFGCFLVMDPNNPTSVNSARRYWGCTIQAGAQVSAALGFTSQPQHLEPLQRAKKGFSPLPSAFISSLSMNSPINWSRVLLDTSNKDARHLLTSEASQYGYAISPVEFDLKRKSVTLFMPGFDKSEIKLYQGRI